The following coding sequences lie in one Zingiber officinale cultivar Zhangliang chromosome 2B, Zo_v1.1, whole genome shotgun sequence genomic window:
- the LOC122045972 gene encoding uncharacterized protein LOC122045972 isoform X5 codes for MKTMRQKLESTLLENVRSVGGSLSLNDVEMVKDADQNNFLQSPITDCTNCPVVPDISEQVLLEKLVKSDLDIIEEQMLEYDSVSVSKGHNLGASGFSAAYSVPLSTYVCQKKQPNSECDNEIDRSSFIKPLLPEKSFSLSGIPAPLDPAVQQVLPGKVLVPAIIDQVQGQALAALQVLKIIEVDAQQGDICSRREYARWLVSASNVFARSAFSKVYPAMYIENVTELAFDDVTPEDPDFPSIQGLAEAGLISSKLSKQGSVNKCDDCNLFSPECPVSRQDLVSWKLALEKRQLLKVDKNKLYQSTGYIDIDKINPDAWPALLADFSAGEQGITALAFGYTRLFQPEKPVTKAQAAIAIATGDAAEVVGEELARIEAESLAEIAVNAHTDLVSQVEKDINASFEKELARERQKTKALEKLAEEARLELDRLRKQKEEEKYALQRSHAAVESEMEFIARLKHEVEEQLESLISKKLEMASERDRMNQLHKELESENQVIARLQYELEVERKALSMTRVWAEEEAKRAREHMRALEEARQRWERHGIKVIVDGDLQDDASIITTWLTAAEQPPVNEAIGRGENLRMKLKEMAAEMKLRSSLVIDKISQKILALISALKLQVAKASEQVIKIQNAGVSKAAVMMNDLKENASGINTVIGHRARRVVEDCKGSVGKITQKFKA; via the exons ATGAAGACAATGAGACAG AAATTGGAAAGTACATTGTTAGAAAATGTTAGATCTGTTGGGGGATCTCTAAGTCTAAATGATGTAGAAATGGTGAAAGATGCCGATCAGAATAACTTTCTGCAGTCACCCATAACGGACTGCACTAATTGTCCAGTTGTGCCAGACATTAGTGAACAAGTTTTACTAGAAAAGCTTGTCAAATCAGATCTTGATATTATCGAAGAACAGATGCTCGAGTATGATTCAGTTAGTGTTTCAAAAGGACATAACTTAGGTGCCAGTGGCTTTTCTGCTGCATATTCTGTACCATTATCTACATATGTGTGTCAAAAAAAACAACCTAATTCAGAGTGTGACAATGAAATTGATAGATCTTCATTTATTAAGCCACTTTTACCTGAGAAATCTTTCTCCCTTTCTGGTATACCTGCTCCTCTCGATCCTGCAGTTCAACAGGTACTCCCTGGAAAGGTTTTGGTTCCTGCAATTATTGATCAGGTTCAGGGGCAAGCGCTTGCAGCATTGCAGGTTTTGAAG ATCATTGAGGTTGATGCTCAACAAGGTGATATTTGTTCTCGACGTGAGTATGCTCGTTGGCTGGTATCTGCAAGCAATGTCTTTGCAAG GAGTGCTTTTTCAAAAGTGTATCCAGCAATGTACATAGAAAATGTGACTGAGCTTGCATTTGATGACGTGACACCAGAAGATCCTGATTTTCCTTCTATTCAAG GCTTGGCTGAAGCTGGACTGATTTCTAGCAAGCTGTCAAAACAAGGCTCTGTCAATAAATGTGATGACTGTAATCTTTTCTCTCCTGAATG CCCTGTTTCACGTCAGGATCTTGTTAGCTGGAAGCTGGCATTAGAAAAGCGGCAACTTCTGAAAGTTGACAAAAAT AAATTGTACCAGTCCACTGGTTATATAGACATTGACAAGATAAATCCAGATGCTTGGCCTGCTTTGTTAGCCGACTTTTCAGCAGGAGAACAAGGAATCACTGCTCTTGCTTTCG GTTATACTAGATTATTTCAACCTGAGAAACCTGTGACAAAAGCACAAGCTGCCATTGCGATTGCAACTGGTGATGCTGCTGAGGTTGTTGGCGAGGAGCTTGCTCGTATTGAAGCAGAATCATTGGCAGAAATTGCTGTGAATGCTCATACTGATTTGGTGTCACAAGTGGAAAAAGATATTAATGCCAGCTTTGAGAAAGAACTTGCCAGGGAAAGGCAGAAGACAAAGGCCTTGGAGAAGTTGGCGGAAGAGGCAAGGCTGGAATTGGATAGACTAAGGAAGCAGAAAGAGGAGGAAAAATACGCTTTGCAAAGGAGTCATGCTGCTGTTGAGTCTGAAATGGAATTCATTGCAAGGCTAAAACATGAGGTGGAAGAACAATTAGAGAGCCTAATAAGTAAGAAGCTGGAGATGGCTTCTGAGAGGGATAGAATGAACCAACTTCACAAGGAATTAGAAAGCGAGAACCAGGTCATTGCTAGGTTACAGTATGAGCTGGAAGTTGAGAGAAAGGCTTTGTCCATGACCAG GGTATGGGCAGAGGAAGAGGCAAAACGAGCAAGAGAGCACATGAGAGCTTTGGAGGAAGCAAGGCAGCGGTGGGAAAGGCATGGCATCAAAGTCATAGTAGATGGAGACCTCCAAGATGATGCATCCATTATTACTACATGGCTTACTGCTGCAGAACAACCACCCGTCAATGAGGCCATTGGTCGAGGAGAGaatttgaggatgaagttgaaagAAATGGCTGCTGAGATGAAACTTCGATCTTCACTTGTTATTGACAAAATCAGCCAGAAGATTCTTGCTTTAATTTCAGCTTTGAAGCTGCAAGTCGCAAAGGCCTCTGAACAAGTTATCAAGATCCAGAATGCTGGAGTTTCTAAAGCTGCAGTTATGATGAATGATTTGAAGGAGAATGCATCAGGGATCAACACAGTTATCGGCCATAGAGCAAGGAGAGTTGTTGAGGACTGCAAAGGCAGTGTTGGAAAAATCACACAGAAATTCAAGGCATGA